From a region of the Betta splendens chromosome 5, fBetSpl5.4, whole genome shotgun sequence genome:
- the ddx19b gene encoding ATP-dependent RNA helicase DDX19B: MATDSWAQAVDEQEAAAESISNLQIKEKPEENGTAAYATDSSSTPPKSGTEGGNKTTDEDDKDDKAAQSLLNKLIRSNLVDSTNQVEVLQRDPNSPLYSVKSFEELRLKPQLLQGVYAMGFNRPSKIQETALPMMLAEPPQNLIAQSQSGTGKTAAFVLAMLSHVDPNNKYPQCLCVSPTYELALQTGKVIEQMGKHYPEVKLVYAIRGNKLPRGMKLQEHIVIGTPGTMLDWCTKFKFIDPKMIKVFVLDEADVMIATQGHQDQSIRIQRTLPKSCQMLLFSATFEESVWNFAQRIVPDPNIIKLKREEETLDTIKQYYVLCNSKEEKFQALCNIYGAITIAQAMIFCHTRKTAGWLAGELSREGHQVALLSGEMQVEQRAAVIERFRDGKEKVLVTTNVCARGIDVEQVSVVINFDLPVDKDGNPDNETYLHRIGRTGRFGKRGLAINMVDSKMSMNILYRIQEHFNKKIEKLDTDDLDEIEKIAS, translated from the exons ATCAGTAATCTTCAAATAAAAGAGAAACCTGAAGAAAATG GAACAGCTGCATATGCAACAGACTCCAGCAGCACTCCCCCCAAGTCTGGTACTGAAGGAGGAAACAAGACTACAGATGAGGATGACAAAG ACGACAAAGCAGCACAGTCATTGTTAAACAAACTGATCCGAAGCAATCTTGTTGATTCCACGAATCAAGTAGAAGTTCTTCAGAGAGATCCCAACTCTCCGCTGTACTCTGTTAAGTCTTTTGAGGAGTTGCGACT TAAACCTCAGCTGCTTCAGGGTGTCTACGCAATGGGTTTCAACAGACCATCTAAAATCCAGGAGACTGCCTTACCTATGATGCTGGCTGAACC TCCACAGAATCTTATTGCCCAGTCACAGTcaggaacaggaaaaacagctgCCTTTGTCCTGGCCATGCTCAGTCATGTAGACCCCAACAACAAATATCCCCAG tgcctgtgtgtgtcacctACCTATGAATTGGCACTTCAGACTGGTAAGGTGATTGAGCAGATGGGCAAACACTATCCTGAAGTCAAATTAGTGTACGCCATCAGAGGAAACAAAT TGCCTCGTGGTATGAAGCTTCAGGAACATATTGTTATTGGTACACCTGGTACAATGTTGGACTGGTGCACTAAGTTCAAGTTCATAGACCCCAAGATGATTAAGGTTTTTGTGCTGGATGAGGCTGATGTCATGATTGCAACACAGGGACACCAGGACCAGAGTATTCGAATCCAGAG GACGCTGCCTAAAAGCTgccagatgctgctgttttcagccacatttgAAGAGTCCGTGTGGAACTTTGCCCAGCGTATTGTGCCTGATCCTAATATCATCAAgctgaagagggaggaggagacgctagATACTATCAAACAATATTATGTGCTGTGCAACAGCAAGGAGGAGAAGTTCCAAGCCCTCTGCAACATCTATGGAGCCATTACCATTGCCCAGGCAATGATCTTCTGCCAT ACAAGGAAGACTGCTGGCTGGCTGGCAGGTGAGCTGTCCAGAGAaggccaccaggtggcgctgcTCAGTGGCGAGATGCAGGTGGAACAGAGAGCTGCAGTCATTGAGCGCTTCAGAGATGGCAAGGAGAAAGTCCTGGTCACGACAAACGTTTGTGCTCGAG GCATTGACGTTGAGCAGGTTTCCGTGGTGATCAACTTTGACCTGCCAGTTGACAAGGATGGTAACCCTGACAACGAGACATACCTGCACAGGATTGGCCGTACTGGTCGTTTTGGCAAAAGGGGACTTGCCATCAACATGGTGGACAGCAAGATGAGCATGAACATCCTCTACAGGATCCAGGAGCATTTCA ataaaaaaattgaaaaactTGACACAGATGATCTGGATGAAATTGAGAAAATTGCCAGCTAA